The genomic segment ACCGCCGACAAAGCGGGGTTGGCCTGCGCCAACCAGCGGCGCGGGGTGATGCCGTTGGTTTTGTTGTTGAAGCGCTCGGGCCAGAGGTTGGCAAAGTCGAAGAAGATGCTTTCTTTCATCAGCTCCGAGTGCAGCGCCGACACGCCGTTCACCGAGTGGCTGGTGATGACGGCCAAATAGGCCATGCGCACACGGCGCTCTCCGCCCTCGTCTACCAAACTGACCTTGCGCAACAGCTCGGGGCTGCCGCCGCGCAGCGAGATCTGGTGCAAAAACTGGGCGTTGATGTCGTAAATGATTTGCAGGTGACGCGGCAGGATGCGGCCCATCATTTCCACCGGCCAGGTCTCCAGCGCCTCGTGCATGAGGGTGTGGTTGGTGTAACTGAACACGCCCTGGCACAGGCGCCAAGCGTCGGCCCAGGACAGGTGGTGCTCGTCGAGCAGCAAGCGCATCAGCTCGGGGATGGCCAACACGGGGTGGGTGTCGTTCAGGTGGATGCTGACCTTGTTGGGCAGATTCTCAAAGTTGTCGTGGGTGCGCAGGTAGCGGCGCAACAAGTCTTGCACGCTAGCGCTGCAGAAGAAATACTCCTGGTGCAAGCGCAGCTCTTTGCCGGATGCGGTGGAGTCGTCCGGGTACAGCACGCGGGACACGTTCTCGGAGTGGTTTTTGGTCTCTACTGCCGCAAAGTAGTTGCCGCGGTTAAAGGCGCCCAAATCAATCTCTTGCGTAGCCTTGGCGGACCACAGTCGCAAGGTGTTGGTGGCTTTGGTGGCGTAGCCGGGAATGATGGTGTCATAGGCCATGGCCTGCACGTCGTGGCTGTCCACCCATTGGTAGACGTCGCCCACTTTCACCACATGGCCGCCGAACTGCACGCGGTAGTTCACCTCGGGGCGCGGAAACTCCCACGGGTTGCCGTGGGTGAGCCAGTAGTCCGGCACTTCCACTTGGCGGCCATCCACAATGGTTTGCTTGAACATGCCGTAGTCGTAACGGATGCCGTAGCCAAAGCCGGGAATGTTCAACGTGGCCATGGAGTCCAGAAAGCAAGCGGCCAGGCGGCCCAAGCCACCGTTGCCCAACGCAGCGTCGGGCTCCAGCTCGGTCACCGCGTCGATGTCCACCCCAAAGTCCGCCAAGGCTTGCTTGACCCGCTCGCGCAGGCCCACGGCGAGCATGGCGTTGCTAAAGGTGCGGCCGATCAAAAACTCCATGCTGAGGTAGTACACCCGCTTGGCATCCTGGGCGTACTGGGCGCGGGTGGTGGTCATCCAGCGCTCGACCAGCTGGTCGCGCACGGCATAGGCGGCGGCGTGCAACCAGTCTTCAGGGCGCGCAGCTTCAGGGTCTTTGCCCACCACAAACATCAGTTTGTTGGCGATGGAGCGTTTCAGGGATTCGAGGTCGCGCCCGGGCGCATCAAATTCAAAAGTCACAGGGGCACTCGCAGTAGGGGAAGAGGTGTTGGTCATTCTTGAATCAACCTTTGGTAAAGGTGGGTGTAGTGTCCGGCGGCGGTAGCCCAGTCGAAGGCAAGCTTCATGCCGGTTTGGCGCACGCGGTTCCATTCCGCCTTGCGGTGGTAGAGGGCAAATGCGCGGCGCACCGCCTTGCGGTAGGCGGTTTCGTCAAACACATCGAATACAAAGCCGGTGGCGGTGCGGTCTTCGAGGGTTTCGAGGTCGCTGTCCACCACGGTGTCAGCCAAGCCGCCTACGCGACGCACCAAAGGCAAGCTGCCGTATTTGAGGCCATACATCTGGGTCAAGCCACAGGGCTCAAAGCGCGAGGGCACCAGGGTTACGTCACTGCCGGCGAATACCCGGTGGGCAAAGGATTCGTCATAGCCCAGTTTCACGGCCACCCGGCCGGCGTGGGTTTTGGCGCGCTCGGTGAAGGCCTGCTCCATCCAGGTGTCGCCACTGCCCAGCACCAGCAATTGGCCACCTCGCGACACTATTTCGTCCAGCCCGGCCAGCACCAGCGGCAGACCTTTTTGTTCAGTGAGGCGGCTCACCACGGCGAACAGCGGCGCATCAGGTTCGATAGCCAGGCCCATGGTGCCTTGCAGCATGGCCTTGTTAATTGCTTTGCCTGCCATGTGGCGGGCGTCAAAATTTTGCTCTAGCAAGGCGTCGCTGGTCGGGTTCCAAACCGTGTCATCCACTGCATTCAGGATGCCGCTCAAGGCATCACGCCTTGCCATCAGCAAGCCATCCAGCCCGCAGCCCTGCTCAGGCGTCTGGATTTCGCGGGCGTAGGTGGGGCTCACAGTCGTGATGTGGCTGGCATAAAACAAGCCGGCCTTCATGAAGGAGAGCTGGCCATGAAACTCCATGCCTTGCACGTGAAAAGCCTCGCCCGGCAGACCCAAATCGCCGAAATACTGCGGGCCAAATACGCCTTGGTACGCCAGGTTGTGCACGGTAAATACCGAAGGTACCCGCGTGGCGCCGCGATCGGCCCAGAGTTTGAGGTAAGCACTGGCCAAACCTGCGTGCCAGTCGTGGCTGTGCACCAGTTGGGCGCGCCACAGGCTGTCCATGCCATGCGCCAGATGGGCTGCGGCTTGGCCTAGCGCTGCGAAACGGCGGTGGTTGTCGCCATAGGGCTGCTTGTTGGCATCTTCATACGGGTTGCCGGGGCGCTCGTAGAGCCCAGGCGCGATCAGCACATAAGCGCCCTGCTGCATGTCACCGCGGGCGAGTGCCGGCAAGTCGCCATAGACAACTTCCACCATTTCGCCCCAAGGCATCACAAACGCACCCACCGGGCTGGGGTTGCGCAGGCCCGCCACGATGGCCGGAAAACCCGGCAGCAGCACCCGCACATCGCAGCCTGCTTCATGCAAAGCCGCCGGCAGCGCACCGGCAATGTCAGCCAGCCCTCCGGTTTTGAGCAGAGGGAAAATTTCGGCACTGACTTGCAGGATGCGCATACGCTCTTTCTTCACAATCATTTTTAATATTGCTGCCCCGCCTCAGGGCACCCGCAGAACCGGCTTTGCCGGGCTGCTGGGTGCGCCCCCCTCCCGCCAGAGGCGAGAGAGGGGGGAGACGCGCAGCGGCTCAGGGGGTGCTTAACTTCTTCAGCATGTCTTTGGTGACCAGCACCACGCCGTTGTCGGTGCGCTCAAAGCGTGCCGCATCTGCCACCGGGTCTTCACCGATGACCAAGCCATCAGGCACTTCCACACCCCGGTCAATGACCACACGGCTCAGGCGACAGCCACGGCCGATGGTGACTTCCGGCAAAAGCACTGCCTGGTCAATCACGCAGAACGAATGGATGCGCACGCTGCTGAACAACACCGAGTTGCTGACGATGGAGCCCGACACAATGCAGCCGCCCGACACCATGGTGTTGATGGCCTGGCCGTGCTTGCCATCGGCGTCCTGCACAAACTTGGCAGGTGGCAACTGGCGCTGGCTGGTCCAGATGGGCCAGTTGGTGTCGTAAATATCCAGCTCCGGGGTGACTGAAGCAAGGTCGAGGTTGGCTTCCCAAAAGGCGTCGATGGTACCCACATCGCGCCAGTAGGGCACGGCGTCCGGGGTGGACGACACACAGGACATGGAGAAGGGATGGGCCACCGCCCTGCCCTCGCGCACCACGCGGGGAATCACGTCTTTGCCGAAGTCGTGGCTGGACTCGGGGTTGGCCAAATCGTCTTCGAGCAAGTCGTACAAATATTTGGAATCGAAAATGTAGATGCCCATGCTGGCCAGGGACACCGCGTCGTTGCCGGGCATCGCAGGTGGGTTGGCGGGCTTTTCCACAAACTCGGTGATCTTGCGGCTGCCATCAACGGCCATCACACCAAAAGCGCTGGCTTCGTCGCGGGGCACTTCGATACAGCCCACGGTGCAGCCTGCGCCGCTCTCCACGTGGTCTTTGAGCATCAGCGAGTAGTCCATCTTGTAGATGTGGTCGCCGGCCAGCACCACCACGTACTCGGGCTTGCTGCTTTGGATGATGTCCAGGTTCTGGTAGATCGCATCGGCCGTGCCGCGGTACCAGTGTTCTTCGTCCACCCGCTGCTGGGCGGGCAGCAAATCCACCATCTCGTTGAGTTCGGCACGCAAGAAGCTCCAGCCACGCTGCAAATGGCGCAGCAGTGAGTGCGATTTGTACTGGGTGATGACGCCGATGCGGCGAATGCCGGAGTTCACGCAGTTGGAGAGCGCAAAGTCAACGATACGGAACTTGCCGCCAAAGTACACCGCCGGCTTGGCGCGGCGGTCGGTCAGCTGCTTGAGGCGGGAGCCGCGGCCACCGGCCAGCACCAAGGCGATGGTGCGGCGCACCAGCATGTGGGGCTGCATGTGGCGCTCTTGAAGCGCGAGGTTACGGGTGTTGTCTGTGGTGCTCATGGGTTTGTCTCCTGTCGCTTAGGTTTTTTTGAAAAAATTAGGGCCTGTGCTTCTGTGGCTCAGGTCGTCACGGTGGGCTGGTTCATGCCGGTGAAATGGCGGATGCGGGCCACCATTTCAGCCAAGGCAATCAGGGGTTGCAGTGCCTCTTGGGCCGGGATGTCCTGGCGGCTGGCGTCCGGTTCGTGGCGCTCCAGGTAGACGCGCAAGGTGGCCCCCTCGGTGCCGGTGCCAGAGAGGCGGAACACTACGCGCGAACCATCGGTCAGCACAATGCGCACGCCCTGCTTCTGGCTCACGCTGCCATCCACTGGATCGGTGTAGGCAAAGTCATCCGCAAAGGCCACCGGCAATCCGGCGATGGTGGTGCCACCCAAGGTGGGTAAAGACGCACGCAGGTCGCGCATCAGCGCGTCGGCCTGCTCAATGGGAATGCCTTCATAGTCGTGGCGCGAATATACGCAGCGGCCGTATTGCGCCCAGAGCTCACGCACCAGCGCCTCCACCGATTTGCCGCTGGCGGCAATCAGGTTGAGCCAGAACAGCACCGCCCACAAGCCGTCTTTCTCACGGACATGGCTGGAGCCTGTGCCGTAGCTTTCTTCGCCGCACAAAGTGACTTTGCCGGCATCCATCAAGTTACCGAAAAACTTCCAGCCGGTAGGCGTCTCAAAACATGGAATGCCCAGCGCCTTGGCTACGCGGTCCACCGCGGTAGAGGTGGGCATGGAGCGGGCCACACCGGCAATGCCAGAGCGGTAGCCCGGCACCAAGGTGGCATGAGCAGCGATCACAGCCAGACTGTCGCTGGGCGACACGACAAACTTGCGGCCGACGATCATGTTACGGTCAGCATCGCCATCACTCGCGGCGCCCATGTCGGGTGCGTCGGTGGCAAACAAATGAGCGATCAGGTCTTCGGCATTCACCGGGTTCGGATCCGGGTGCAAACCACCGAAATCTTCGAGTGGGGTGCCATTGACCACCGTGCCTGCGGGAGCACCCAGCTCGCCCTCCAGCAAGGCTTTAGCGTAGGGGCCACCCACGGCGCACATGGCGTCATAGCGCAGGGTGAAGCCGCCTGCAAACAACTTGCGGATGGCGTCAAAGTCAAACAAGCCGCGCATGACCTCGGAGTAATCCGACACGGGGTCGATCACCACCACCTCGGTACTGCCGATGTGCTGGCTGCCCAGAGTGTCCAGGCTGATATCCGCCGTGCTCATGGTGCGGATCTCGCGGACCAGCTTGGTGCGCTCGTAGATGGCGTTGGTGACTTTTTCAGGCGCGGGGCCGCCGTTGGCTACGTTGTATTTGATGCCGAAGTCGCCATCCGGACCGCCGGGGTTGTGGCTGGCCGACAGCACGATGCCGCCGCTGGCGCCATGGCGGCGGATGACAGCGCTGACTGCGGGTGTCGACAAAATGCCGCCCTGCCCCACCAGCACCCGGGCATAGCCCTTGGCGGCTGCCATGCGCAGAATGGTTTGAATGGCTACGCGGTTGTAGAAGCGGCCATCTCCCCCCACCACCAACGTCTGTCCGGCTGCATCCGGCAACACATCAAACAGTGCCTGCACAAAGTTTTCCAGATAACGGGGCTGCTCGAAGACGGTGACTTTTTTGCGCAAACCTGAAGTACCGGGGCGCTGGCCATCAAAGGGCGAAGTGGGCAGTGTGATGCGTGGCATGGTGGTGTGACAGAGGTGGAAATACGGTTAAAAAAATGGTTACCAAGTCAAAAGCATGAGGCTATCTGCCTGCAGCGTTATGACAGTGCTAACCACCGGGACGCCTTCTGAGGGCAACTCCGGAACGGCGGAATCCAACACCACGCGCCACGCGCCTTGCGGTAGGCAAAACACCTGCTCGTGGGGACTGGGGTTAAGGAGCAGCAACACCGCATCCGGCGTGCCGGCCTGACGGGCGACCGCCATGGCGCCGCCGTGGGGCGCGTCCCAATCAGCGGGCTGCAAGGTGCGGCCGTCCGGCAAGGCCCAAGTAGCTACCTGGCCGCAACCAGTGGACTCTGCACTACTGCGCCACCAACCACTGGCTTGCAATGCCGGCAGTTGCCGGCGCAAGGCAATCGCGCGGGCCCAGAAAGCAGTTTCATGGTGGGCCAAGGCGTCCCAGCGCAACCAGGTCGTGGCATTGTCTTGGCAATAGGCGTTGTTGTTGCCGCCCTGGGTGTGGCCGAGCTCGTCGCCCGCCAGCAGCATGGGGGTGCCCAGGGACAAAACCGTGGCTGCCAGCAAGGTGCGGCGGTGCCGGGCTCGGGCCTCTTGCACCGCAGGCAGGTCGCTGGCGCCCTCGACGCCGTGGTTCACGCTCAAGTTGTGGCCATGGCCATCGCGGTTGTGCTCGCCGTTGGCCTGGTTGTGGCGTTCACAGTAGCTCACGACGTCCATCAAATTGAAGCCATCGTGGGCTGTCACAAAATTCACGCTGCTGTGCGCAGCACGCTGCCCGTGGGCAAATGCATCGGCTGAGCCGGCCAAGTGATGGGCCAAGGCACCACGGCTGGCGCTATGTCGCAGCCATGCGCTGCGCTGGGTATCGCGGAAACGGTCGTTCCACTCCAGCCACCCGTGCGGAAAAGCGCCCAGCTGGTAGCCACCGGGCCCGATGTCCCAAGGCTCCACCACCATCAGGCGATTGCGCAACACCGGGTCTTGGGCCACAGCCAACAACCACGGGGCGTGGGGCTGAAAGCGGTAGCCGGCCTCTTGGGTGCCACGCGCCATGACGGGCGCAAGGTCAAAGCGAAAACCATCAACCCCGAAGTCCTGCACCCAGGTGCGCAAGCTATCCATCACGGTGCGCAGCACGATCGGGTGGTTGAGATTGACGCAGTTGCCGCAGCCTGTCCAATTGATGTAGCGGGCAGGATCTTCGGGCTCCAGGTGGTAATAGGTGGCGTTGGCTATTCCGCGCAAGCTCAGCAGTGGGCCGAACTCATCGGTCTCAGCCGTGTGGTTGTAGACCACATCAAGAATCACCTCCAAGCCTGCAGCGTGCAAAGCATCGACCATGGCGCGGAATTCCGAGCGCGGGCTGCTGCCCGGTGTGCCGCTCCAATAGCGAGGCTCAGGCGCGCTCCAGGCAATGGGGCTGTAGCCCCAATAATTGCTGAGCCCCAGGTGCTGCAAGCGCTCTTCGTCGGCGCGCGCGGCCACCGGCATCACACTCACGGTGGTAATGCCCAAGGCTTTCAAATGTGCAATGGCTGCCGGATGCGCCAAGCCGGCATAGGTGCCACGCAAGTGCAGCGGCACTTCGGGGTGCAACTGGGTGAAGCCCTTGACGTGCAGTTCATACAGCACCCGCTGCGCGGGATCAATCTTTGGCCCTGCACTTGCGGGCGGCAAGGCGCTCACCACCCGCGCCTTGAGCGCGGTAGCTGAGTTGTCCCGTGGGTCGGGTTGCTGCACGCCGCGTGCGCTTTCAGGGGTGTGGGCCCAGTGCAGGTCGGACCCGTCGTAACGGCCCACGACCTCCCAGGCATAGGGGTCGAGCAACAACTTGGCCGGATTGAACCGGTGTCCCTGCGTGGGAGCCCAAGGGCCGTGAACCCGGTATCCGTACACTTGCCCTGCCCCTGCGCCGGGCAATAACCCATGCCAGACCGGCCCGGTGCGCGCCGGCAACGCGATGCGCTGCAGCTCGGTGGTGCCGGTGTCATCAAACAGGCACAGCTCCACGCGAGTGGCATCTGGTGCAGCCAACGCGAAGTTCACACCGTCTGCAGTGAAGCTCGCGCCCCACGCAGGGGCAGAGCCCGGCAACAAAGTCGTCAAAGGCATAGAAAGACTCATTCTTCTCCGGGAAAGAGCACAAGGCATGCCAAGGGCGGCAAAGTGATGACCAGTGACTGCCCATGGTGGTGCGCCGCTACCAGCTCGGTGCTGCGAGCACCCGAACTCAGGCTACTACCGCCGTAAACCCCGTTGTCGGTGTTGATGACTTCGCGCCACGCGCCGGCCACCGGCACACCGATGCGGTAGCCCGGCCGGGGCACGGGCGTGAAATTGCACACCACCACCACGACCCGACCGTCCAGGGCACGGCGCTGGAAGGCAATGACGGATTGGGTTGCGTCGTCGTGGGCAATCCAGGCAAAGCCGTCTGGCTCGATATCTTGCTCATGCATCGCAGGGAATGCGCGATACACCCGGTTCAGATCACGCACCAGCCTTTGCACGCCCTGATGCCGAGGGTCCTGCTCCAGATGCCACGGTAACTGGGCGCCATCGGCCCATTCGGTGGGCTGGGCCAACTCACCGCCCATAAACAGCAATTTCTTGCCGGGGTAGGCCCACATGAAACCGTACAGCGCGCGCAGATTGGCGAATTTTTGCCACTCATCACCGGGCATCTTGCCTAGCAAAGACGCTTTGCCGTGCACTACCTCGTCGTGAGAGAGTGGCAGTACAAAGTTTTCTGTGAAGGCGTACATCAGCCCGAAGGTGAGCTGGTTCTGGTGGTACTTACGGTGCACGCCGTCCATGGAAGCGTATTGCAGGGTGTCGTGCATCCACCCCATGTTCCATTTGTAGTGAAAGCCCAAGCCGCCACTTTGCAAGCCCGGCGATGGCGGCCGACTCACGCCGGGGAAGGCGGTGGACTCCTCTGCCAAGGTGATGGCGCCCGGCCGCTCAGTGCCCACCACATGGTTCATGCGGCGCAGAAACTCGATCGCCTCCAGGTTCTCGCGACCGCCGTGTTTATTGGGTATCCACTGCCCTGCGGCGCGGCTGTAGTCGCGGTAAAGCATGGAGGCGACCGCATCCACCCGCAGACCATCGATGCCGAAGCGCTCCAGCCAGTACAAAGCATTGCTCACCAAAAAGTTGCGCACTTCGGTACGGCCGAAGTTGTAGATCAGGGTGTTCCAGTCCTGGTGAAAACCTTCTTTGGGATCGGCGTACTCATACAGGTGGGTGCCATCAAATTCGGCCAGTCCGTGGGCATCACTAGGGAAATGCGCAGGCACCCAATCCAAAATCACACCGAGGCCCGCGTGATGCGCCGCATCCACAAAGTACTGAAAGTCTTCAGGCGACCCGAAGCGCGACGTGGGTGCGAAAAGGCCCAAGGGCTGGTAGCCCCAGGATCCGTCAAAGGGGTGCTCGCTGACCGGCAACAACTCCAGGTGGGTGAATCCCATCTCGCGCGCATAGGGCACCAAGGTGTCCGCTAACTCACGGTAGCTCAGCCACCGCCAGCCGTCGGCTTTGCGCCAGGAGCCCAAGTGCACCTCGTACACACTCAAGGGCTGGTGCAACCCATTGGCCTTTTGCCGGTCTACGCGCATCGGCAACTGGGGCGGCAAACCTGCGACGATGCTGGCGGTATCAGGCCGGAGTTGGGCTGCAAATGCAAACGGATCGGCCTTGGTGGTGATCGCGCCTTGTGCGTTCCACAGTTCAAATTTGTAGGCATCGCCCTTGCCGACATGGGGCACAAAGATTTCCCACACACCGCATTCGCGGCGCAAGCGCATCGGATGACGGCGCCCGTCCCACCCATTGAAGGAGCCGACCACCGAAACACGCCGGGCATTCGGCGCCCATACCGCGAAGCTAGTGCCGTCAATACCGCACATCTGGACCGGATGGGCACCGAGGCACTCGTAGGGGCGCAGGTGGGTGCCTTCCGCCAGCAGCCACAAATCCATGTCCTGGAGGACCACCGGAAAGCGGTAAGCATCCTCCAGCAAGGAAACGCCCGCCTCTGGATCCTGCCAAGAGA from the Rhodoferax potami genome contains:
- a CDS encoding alpha-D-glucose phosphate-specific phosphoglucomutase is translated as MPRITLPTSPFDGQRPGTSGLRKKVTVFEQPRYLENFVQALFDVLPDAAGQTLVVGGDGRFYNRVAIQTILRMAAAKGYARVLVGQGGILSTPAVSAVIRRHGASGGIVLSASHNPGGPDGDFGIKYNVANGGPAPEKVTNAIYERTKLVREIRTMSTADISLDTLGSQHIGSTEVVVIDPVSDYSEVMRGLFDFDAIRKLFAGGFTLRYDAMCAVGGPYAKALLEGELGAPAGTVVNGTPLEDFGGLHPDPNPVNAEDLIAHLFATDAPDMGAASDGDADRNMIVGRKFVVSPSDSLAVIAAHATLVPGYRSGIAGVARSMPTSTAVDRVAKALGIPCFETPTGWKFFGNLMDAGKVTLCGEESYGTGSSHVREKDGLWAVLFWLNLIAASGKSVEALVRELWAQYGRCVYSRHDYEGIPIEQADALMRDLRASLPTLGGTTIAGLPVAFADDFAYTDPVDGSVSQKQGVRIVLTDGSRVVFRLSGTGTEGATLRVYLERHEPDASRQDIPAQEALQPLIALAEMVARIRHFTGMNQPTVTT
- the glgA gene encoding glycogen synthase GlgA — translated: MRILQVSAEIFPLLKTGGLADIAGALPAALHEAGCDVRVLLPGFPAIVAGLRNPSPVGAFVMPWGEMVEVVYGDLPALARGDMQQGAYVLIAPGLYERPGNPYEDANKQPYGDNHRRFAALGQAAAHLAHGMDSLWRAQLVHSHDWHAGLASAYLKLWADRGATRVPSVFTVHNLAYQGVFGPQYFGDLGLPGEAFHVQGMEFHGQLSFMKAGLFYASHITTVSPTYAREIQTPEQGCGLDGLLMARRDALSGILNAVDDTVWNPTSDALLEQNFDARHMAGKAINKAMLQGTMGLAIEPDAPLFAVVSRLTEQKGLPLVLAGLDEIVSRGGQLLVLGSGDTWMEQAFTERAKTHAGRVAVKLGYDESFAHRVFAGSDVTLVPSRFEPCGLTQMYGLKYGSLPLVRRVGGLADTVVDSDLETLEDRTATGFVFDVFDETAYRKAVRRAFALYHRKAEWNRVRQTGMKLAFDWATAAGHYTHLYQRLIQE
- the glgC gene encoding glucose-1-phosphate adenylyltransferase, giving the protein MSTTDNTRNLALQERHMQPHMLVRRTIALVLAGGRGSRLKQLTDRRAKPAVYFGGKFRIVDFALSNCVNSGIRRIGVITQYKSHSLLRHLQRGWSFLRAELNEMVDLLPAQQRVDEEHWYRGTADAIYQNLDIIQSSKPEYVVVLAGDHIYKMDYSLMLKDHVESGAGCTVGCIEVPRDEASAFGVMAVDGSRKITEFVEKPANPPAMPGNDAVSLASMGIYIFDSKYLYDLLEDDLANPESSHDFGKDVIPRVVREGRAVAHPFSMSCVSSTPDAVPYWRDVGTIDAFWEANLDLASVTPELDIYDTNWPIWTSQRQLPPAKFVQDADGKHGQAINTMVSGGCIVSGSIVSNSVLFSSVRIHSFCVIDQAVLLPEVTIGRGCRLSRVVIDRGVEVPDGLVIGEDPVADAARFERTDNGVVLVTKDMLKKLSTP
- the glgB gene encoding 1,4-alpha-glucan branching protein GlgB; translation: MLTDHDLGALMRAQHADPFSILGPHTVEGGVQITALYPAARTVRAMDRVSGQLLGELQRHEGTDVFSLVLPGAASFPDYRLEVSWQDPEAGVSLLEDAYRFPVVLQDMDLWLLAEGTHLRPYECLGAHPVQMCGIDGTSFAVWAPNARRVSVVGSFNGWDGRRHPMRLRRECGVWEIFVPHVGKGDAYKFELWNAQGAITTKADPFAFAAQLRPDTASIVAGLPPQLPMRVDRQKANGLHQPLSVYEVHLGSWRKADGWRWLSYRELADTLVPYAREMGFTHLELLPVSEHPFDGSWGYQPLGLFAPTSRFGSPEDFQYFVDAAHHAGLGVILDWVPAHFPSDAHGLAEFDGTHLYEYADPKEGFHQDWNTLIYNFGRTEVRNFLVSNALYWLERFGIDGLRVDAVASMLYRDYSRAAGQWIPNKHGGRENLEAIEFLRRMNHVVGTERPGAITLAEESTAFPGVSRPPSPGLQSGGLGFHYKWNMGWMHDTLQYASMDGVHRKYHQNQLTFGLMYAFTENFVLPLSHDEVVHGKASLLGKMPGDEWQKFANLRALYGFMWAYPGKKLLFMGGELAQPTEWADGAQLPWHLEQDPRHQGVQRLVRDLNRVYRAFPAMHEQDIEPDGFAWIAHDDATQSVIAFQRRALDGRVVVVVCNFTPVPRPGYRIGVPVAGAWREVINTDNGVYGGSSLSSGARSTELVAAHHHGQSLVITLPPLACLVLFPGEE
- the glgX gene encoding glycogen debranching protein GlgX codes for the protein MPLTTLLPGSAPAWGASFTADGVNFALAAPDATRVELCLFDDTGTTELQRIALPARTGPVWHGLLPGAGAGQVYGYRVHGPWAPTQGHRFNPAKLLLDPYAWEVVGRYDGSDLHWAHTPESARGVQQPDPRDNSATALKARVVSALPPASAGPKIDPAQRVLYELHVKGFTQLHPEVPLHLRGTYAGLAHPAAIAHLKALGITTVSVMPVAARADEERLQHLGLSNYWGYSPIAWSAPEPRYWSGTPGSSPRSEFRAMVDALHAAGLEVILDVVYNHTAETDEFGPLLSLRGIANATYYHLEPEDPARYINWTGCGNCVNLNHPIVLRTVMDSLRTWVQDFGVDGFRFDLAPVMARGTQEAGYRFQPHAPWLLAVAQDPVLRNRLMVVEPWDIGPGGYQLGAFPHGWLEWNDRFRDTQRSAWLRHSASRGALAHHLAGSADAFAHGQRAAHSSVNFVTAHDGFNLMDVVSYCERHNQANGEHNRDGHGHNLSVNHGVEGASDLPAVQEARARHRRTLLAATVLSLGTPMLLAGDELGHTQGGNNNAYCQDNATTWLRWDALAHHETAFWARAIALRRQLPALQASGWWRSSAESTGCGQVATWALPDGRTLQPADWDAPHGGAMAVARQAGTPDAVLLLLNPSPHEQVFCLPQGAWRVVLDSAVPELPSEGVPVVSTVITLQADSLMLLTW
- a CDS encoding glycogen/starch/alpha-glucan phosphorylase; translated protein: MTNTSSPTASAPVTFEFDAPGRDLESLKRSIANKLMFVVGKDPEAARPEDWLHAAAYAVRDQLVERWMTTTRAQYAQDAKRVYYLSMEFLIGRTFSNAMLAVGLRERVKQALADFGVDIDAVTELEPDAALGNGGLGRLAACFLDSMATLNIPGFGYGIRYDYGMFKQTIVDGRQVEVPDYWLTHGNPWEFPRPEVNYRVQFGGHVVKVGDVYQWVDSHDVQAMAYDTIIPGYATKATNTLRLWSAKATQEIDLGAFNRGNYFAAVETKNHSENVSRVLYPDDSTASGKELRLHQEYFFCSASVQDLLRRYLRTHDNFENLPNKVSIHLNDTHPVLAIPELMRLLLDEHHLSWADAWRLCQGVFSYTNHTLMHEALETWPVEMMGRILPRHLQIIYDINAQFLHQISLRGGSPELLRKVSLVDEGGERRVRMAYLAVITSHSVNGVSALHSELMKESIFFDFANLWPERFNNKTNGITPRRWLAQANPALSAVLDKQVGTGWRRDLTQLSGLNAVLTQPKVIEAFQGAKLANKQRLADWVQANMGLTIPTDALYDVQVKRIHEYKRQLLNVLHVVTRYLRIINNPGSVTVPRVVVFAGKAASAYHMAKQIIHLINNVASVINNDPRVGNLLKVVFIPNYSVSLAERIIPAADLSEQISTAGTEASGTGNMKFALNGALTIGTLDGANVEILENVGADNIFIFGLTTPQVAATRAAGYQPRAIAEGNAELTAVLEAVRDGVFSPDEPGRFQSIYDLLVNWGDHYLLLADYAAYITAQEQVDVAYQNKEAWSVKALRNVAAMGLFSADRTIGEYADKIWKSKPLELAS